In the genome of Engraulis encrasicolus isolate BLACKSEA-1 chromosome 21, IST_EnEncr_1.0, whole genome shotgun sequence, the window gtgtgtgtgtgtgtgtgtgtgtgtgtgtgtgtgtgtgtggtgtccatctggtgaggtgtgtgtgtgtggtcttctcAGGGAGGTCAAAGTGACCACCCCTTCACATGCCCAGTCAGTCCTGTGATAAGTGGCACTGCACAAACAGACTTTCTGctgctctgcctctccctctctctctctctctctctctctctctctctctctctctctctctctctctctgcacgctctctctctctctttgcacgcatgcacgcacacaaacacgcacactcacacacgcagacatgcacacacagctgtgaaagtgtgtttttaaatgtctgTCTTATGTTACACCAAGCAAGCCACGTCTAAGACACCATGGTAACAACTGTCTGTTAaagttaacacacgcacacacacgtacaaatacaCTCAATCATGCTGCCCCCAAACTCGCGGCTCTAGCCAAGAATGGTCTGCGGTGTTGGACAAACCATATATTACCCAGACATCTCACCTAGCCCAGCGCTTTGCTTCTGCCCTGCACTTTGACACAACTGGGGCAGACCTGACACCCTACACCAACCCTTCGACTGCTGAACACCCCcagccgccaccgccgccacacacacacacacacacacacacacacacacacacacacacacacacacacacacacacacacacacacacacacacacacacacacacacacacacacacactggcctaacACTCCGACAGAGCTCAGTGTTCCTTCACCAAAACAGTGCTGGCTGAGACAGAAACCTTTAGGGAAGTGGAGCTTTCTTGTTGAAATAGGACTACATtattagaaaaaaaacaatgatattACGTGCTTACACTTTTTTCCCCCTAAAATGATTGTTTCTGTTCATTGTTGTGTCCAATCAGATTGAGAGACTGGAGTCTTCCCTATAGGAACATATAAAAATGTGCATACAGGCTGCTAATGTCATCAAATACGAAACGTtatggtctctgtctctcttgcattGTGGTCTCTGGTCTCTTTCACTCACTAACTCTGACACCTGGCTGGTGTTCGCAATAAGCTCCTGTGTCCGTTTCCAATTTCCAAAAGCCAACACGTTTCCTTTTCCTGattgatgtgtatgtgtgaggattTTTGCTTTtggctgcatctctctctgtagCACAAGGAGGCGCCCCTATAAATATGCACGGGTGGCCCTATAAGAAGTATGTAAAAGGTTTTCTTTTTCCACGCCATTTAATCACAAGTCATGAAAACCACACATTTCAAATCACCTGAAAAACACCTGCTAAACACATTTAAACACCTTAAATACCTGTTTAATTAAAAAGTCTTCCTATTTCATTTCACATatacactgatacacacataATGTGCGATCCTGATTTGTGGTTTTCAGGACATGCAAACCGCCCCATGGCATGACACTCTCTTCGCGCCAACATAGTAGTACCACACTATGGATCAAAGTGATATTGCCATGCCTGTAGGAAGGGCATTAAGTCCCAGAAAATCCAGTGGCAATGCGTTCAAAGCCAATGGCAGCTAACTATGCATGTCTGGAGGGAGTGACGGGGAAGCTGCTAAGGCCATGACACAATTCAAAATGCTGGTCGGAATATCACTCGCCAAAGCTTCCACGAGGATTAGAGATGAGGTAATGTGTGAATTGATTCTAACTTCTAAGGCtcgggacatgcttgctgcaggatacttGTGTGCGGGCACGTCTCATGCATGAAGGCCACCATGGGTATTTCATGCCAATGTTGTCGTGCACGAGACACAACCTGACACAAGGTTGGAGAACAATGGTgaaaaacattaatgagagccctgcTGGCTATctgcctagaccagtggttcttaacctttttttctgaatgcACCcgcttacctgtgccaaagacaagccgcccACCCCCAACCgtaacttctacacgtgtatacgcgcTAAAAAGTGATTCAAGTGATTAaatacaatgattcttgcttgagacagtAATCAATGTCTTAATTTCATTAGATGGGGATCAAAATGTGTTTAaacttggttttgatttggccttaTTACAATGCTCCCAAGCAGAATGTTGGgcgcaacctcaacacaaacaaaattccgtgcaccccctggaatctctggagcacccccaggggtgcccgcatcccaggttaagaaccactgccctagactaTACCGCCAGTATCGTGGAAAGTGCTCCGGTCATCGAAGTATGTGCACTTGGTCGCAGGCGTTTGCATGCATGatttaaggcacacagcaagcatatccctgGCCAGACGGAACTAACTACTGCTAGGGCTAAAAGAGTGAAACTAAAGGGTGCCAATTCAATCCCTGATGTACATATAGCACAAATCATTGTCGCCCTCTGAACTGAAAAGCAAAAGTTGAAGAAAACTCAAGTCTGATAAATTATTTGACTGATTTAAGATGAGAGGAGGGACAATGGAAGTCATGGATGACAGGGCTGGATGACTTGAAGACAGTCAGAGTTGATAAGTCTAAACAGCAGTGGACTGTTACAGCACCAGATAAATGAAACACGTGATCCCATGAACAAAATGTGAAATGTGATCAGATCATACACTTTAAAAACTTCATTTATATTCATACTGCATCTGCATAATCTGCCTTGAGAAATATTTATTCATCATGACAATGCTATTATCATACTGTCATATTTCTTCTGTTTTACAATTTATAGACTAAGGTACTTGAGTACTACATACAGTCCTGCTAAGGGAGCCTGTGCAAGAGTTCCAATGTCCCTGGAATAAGTCTGTGCACTGCATACATTGTAAATAAACAACGTTGAGATTGCTTACTAAGGCATGGCCGAAGAGGTGATCTGCCCTGCTTGTAGCCTGGGGCACAGCGGTTGCACTTCGGTCCTGTCACGCCCTCCCGGCACAAGCACTGGCCCGTCGACTGGTTACACCAGTGACCCACTGCTCCCAAAGGGTGGCATTGGCAAGCTGGATGTGAGAAatcggagggagagacagagagaggcaggggcaAGAGAGGGgttgagaaggaagaagagaaaacgTATTTTAGCCAAACAAATATTTGAGAGGTCAAATGAGACACATGAACCAAGCTGAGAGACAAAAGCTTGCAGAATAGACACAAACTAACTACAGGAAAATGTGCATATTTTAGGATTGTAGACAAAATAGAAAGACAGTGCATCATCATTTTACACGTTGGCCCTCAATGTTTCTGGGATTTCTGAGCAGCCTGTTGACATAAGCAAACAATGAAACATTCAATGGTCAATGTAGATTCTTGTACATTTGGAGATTTGGAAActagcaagggggggggggggcaatctcCCCTATTCCCTCTAGAAATCAGACAAGGCAATCTGAGGCCATGACATGACGTGCCCGGTTACTGTCAAGGTGCTGTAGGCCAACAGCTTCAGCAGGCCAGTGGCATTACAAAGCAACAGGAATGTGCATGCTTTACTAGCCATAGCCAATAGGGCCAAGGACAGATTActacacgggcctaccgggcccatgcCCAGGGACCCAGGAGCcaagggggctctacagcccaaaAAACGTCTGTGCTACAAACAACACTTCATGATTGGTCTACTGTATGTTCTCATATCGTGTTAAAATTGCCCTTTTAACTATCGTGTTTTCACATTTTCTCGTGGGAGAATCCCTGAAACTcccaacaaaaacagaaaataaaaacctaacccctttgcaactgcacttgttgttctgtatattcctgtgcactttgtatttgcttgtgatgttggcttgattatgtcctgtTTTGAAAGTCcccttggttataaagcatctgccaaatgcaatgtaatgtaatgtaaaaaggccATCTACAGTAACATCTCCGCTTAGCACCCAAAACATTTGGGAAcctacaggggggggggggcatttcttgctgtctggccttggggcccatggagtcatcatCCGTCCCTGAGTACAGTGGTCTCTGTTTAGGATCAGCAGCGGTATTTTAAACAAAGCCAACAGCCGCGGCAGGCCCGACTAACAGCTAACCTTCCCTAAAGTGGAATGAATCTCAGCTTGGTCCAGGAAGCTGGTAAAGCGTGCCACGTGTAAATGCAAATATTTAAACATAGCATGCCCTCTCCCAATAAATAAGGTTGAGAAATAAAACATCAAGCTGTCTAACACTCCACATCAATCCAGAGGAGGTACTTGAAAGTCAGGTATAAGGAATGACACAAGAGATTACACAGTTGTTCGGAAATGTTACCTCCcctggcagatttttttttaccatttgtcAGAGAATATGAATGACAAGTCAAAGGTTTTGTATTTCTATCATTGTTAGGCTAGTGTTTGTAAGAAGCCACTTGTTGCCATAAATCATAACTTCGGCCATGGTATGTGAAGTGTGGAGTGCAACTCTATGACCTACTCTGTATGCAAGATCAAAACAGGCAaagactatacacacacacacacgcacacacgcacgcacacgcacacgcacacgcacacacacacacacacacacacacacacacacacacacacacacacacacacacacacacacacacacacattccatggaAATATGCACTTCGTCGCCACAGGACAGTTATAGTTGGGCTTTAGCCAGAGCTCCCCACAAGCCGAACTAACACGTGATAAGTCAAAGGACAAATGTCAGTGGAGATACCAGGACCGCCACCATAGCCATAACAAAGACTAACAGACAGAcgaaaggacacacacatgcgcgcacacacacaaacacatgtgcgcgcgcacacacacacacacacatacgcacgcacgcacacgcacatgcacacacacacacacacacacgcacacacacacacgcacacacattaaaaaagagaaatatgcatgtgtgttcatcatgctGTCTGTGATGTCTTCGTGTTCATGCTAATACATCCACTtctcacatataggcctacaatatgtatacacactttttttctgtgaacctcctctcacaaccatagtctatgtctgtgtgtcagagcCCCGATGGGAAATAGAAAACGATATTGGTAGTGATGCTCCGCACCACAACCGGTATTTTTGCCCTTTGGTCGCCATTGCAAGAGTGTTGGTTGAGAATATCACTTTGAATTTGAAAATAAAGTAAGGCTCTgcaggccagatgaaatggctcagtgggccgcatgtggcccccgggcctgaattTAGTAAACCACATATGGGCTAAACAAACAATCTCAATGGCAAGGAACATCTGCAGACATTCCTAGAATGCAAACCAAACACATTATGATGACATCAGCACCCacatattcacattcacacacattcagacgcccccacacacaccacaacttgACATGAACTATTTTGCTccccagccactgtggctagtagttttcccCTGTGACGAGCCACTCTGCCTTACTACTAgccagaagttttttttttttttttttgggggggggtcaactttatttGGACAGTATAGCGAAGActgggacaggaagcgagtggggatagagagacggggaaggatcggcacatGACCAAAAAATCAAACCCCGGTCGTCGGCGTAGTaaccaagtgccctaccgttaggccacggcatggCCAACTTGACACATTTTTGCTATCATATTTTTATTACCATGATGCAGGCCTATGGCTAACAGGCTAAGGGTAAAATTTGCGTTCGAATATACATTCCTACATGAACAGAGACcagacaaatagaaactgagtgagACACTGAGGTTTGACTTTGACCGTATATAGGCTACTCTGATATAACATACCTAGGAATTGGCTATGTGCCCGTGAAATTGAAATCTTTacaagccacagccaagttttacccatttttggctgGTTGGAAGGTGCCAaagccctgccacacacacacgcacgcacgcacgcacgcacgcacgcacgcacgcacgcacgcacgcacgcacgcacgcacgcacgcacgcacgcacgcacgcacacacgcacacacacgcacacacacaaatccagtgAGTGACTGACGTTGGCAGGTCTTGCGGTGCGCGAGGGCCTTGCTGTGGTCTCTGGTGTAGCCGTTCTGGCAGAGCTGGCAGTGGCGTCCGGTGGTGTGGTGGCGGCACTTGAGGCACACCCCGCCACTCTGGCGGCCCGACTGCTGATACAGCTCCATGCTGAAGCGGCACTTGGTGGAGTGGCCATTGCACTCACATGCtaaagaagagaagacagaagagggaTGAGTGATAGTCAGTTGGTCATTTTGTTGATATCTCTATGCAAAGTAGACACAGTATCACAACAACAAACTGTATCAGAGGATGCACCCTGCCCCATGGCTGGAGTGGTAatctagcatacagggcattttcccactgggatgacagtcctcaggggccgatgctgttgcttTGTTGTGCATTTGTGCTTTGTGGGGGTTTTGTTCTTAGAGACCAGCCAaccatttagatggggcagcaCATTGGTCCCTCTTTaatgtagacagtggactgagccaaccACAATATTGTAGGAAAAAAACAGGGGACTGTGTGAGAGGCTGGCCTACACCAAGAAAAATGTCCAAAAGAGTCCAAATTATGAAAATCCAAATATATTGCAATATGCATACTTGTGCTGAATGGTATGACACATAATTCACATTTCACAATataatatacactcaccggccacttcattaggaacacctctctagtgctgggttgaacccccttttgccttcagaatttttagagtcgtttatggtgagcctgtgtaaattgttgcctcattttcctgttcttagctgacaggagtggcaccaaatagTTTTCTGCatctgtagcccatttgcctcaagatttgatgtgcagCGTAATCAGAGATTGTCTTATGCATACCccagttgtaatgagtggttttTTTACTTAATGTTGCATTTGTATCAGCACAAACCAGTATGTCcgttctcctctgacctctgccatcaacaaggcatttttgcccacagaatcgctgctcactgaatttttttccctttttcgaaccattctttgtaaaccctagagatggttgtgtgtgaatatcccagtagatcagtcttttctgaaattctCAAATCAGgcacccacagccatgccatgttaaaagtcatttaaataaccgttcttccccattatgatgctcggtttgaactctatCAGGTCATCTctgccatgtctacatgcacaaatgcatcgagttgccaccatgtgattggctgatcagaaatttgcctcaatgaacagttgtaacaggtgttcctaatatagtggccggtgagtgtacattGGTAAGATATAAGCAATTCCAGGTGTCTTAATATATACAGGAGACATACTTCATGGGCACTGATATTATAACAGTCAGCCCATGTAATGTAAGCTCACATAttgatattaggcctacatttatgtaTGGGTAGAACAAAATGGCGGCTGTTAAGGGTACATATGACTGGTTATTGACATACAATTTAAAGAGCCTGTGAAGTGAAAGTCAGATTTCATTTGGTTATGATCGTCCGTTATCTGAAAACTATCAACACTTCGTCTTTGGTGTCTAATTCTGACATGCACTGTGAGGGGGGTGATTGTAGTGTTGTTCTTAAATTTCATATACTATCAATGAGAAATGTGATGGTTCCAGCAAATATATGATTTCCAGGGATACAACAGACATGCAGGCGACACAGGACAAATGATCAGATAGACACATGGGGCCATGACTCACGGACGCACGGGTGAGGCTGTGACGGCGTGGCCCGTTGCCAGGGGCGATCATAGTAGAAGGGCTTGCAGACGTCGCAGTCGGGCCCCGCCGTGTGGTGCTCACACTGGCACACCGCCTGGCCTTGGTTGTCGCGGCGACAGCGCGAGGCGTGCCCGTTGCACTTGCACCTGCCGCCCACCTGCAGatcagagagggagatgggaggacGCGATTGGGGGGCCGAGAGCGAGGAGGGGGGAAGTCTCTGGAGCAGGTCTCTGGCCCTCTGTCGAGAGGTTGAGCCTCTCCTTTCGCCGTGGTTCCTTCTCCTCCGTAGTTCGTGGCCTTTGGGGCTCCTCCCCTGCCCCTCGACTGTCCAATCACAGCGTCCGTCCTGGCAAGGCGTCCAATGTTGGCTTTCCTTTTTCCTGCCGCGCCCCCTCACCTTCTTGGATGAGGTCGGAGTGTCCGTTGTCACGGTTTCCCCTTCCTTCCTGGTTGTGTTTTGAGTGTCTTCCTGTGAGCGGGACTTGTTACCTCCGTTTCTCCTGGAAGCTTTGCTGGtcgcctcgcctcctctcctgttcttcaagccctccccctccatcttcaggatctccttctcctccatcattCCCCACAACAGTCCATCTCCTCTCGGAATTTCAACAGGAGTGTCACTCTCCGCTTTGGTTCCGGCCCTCCACCTCAAAACCCCCCCTCCCGTGACCCCATCCGTAGCCCGCCCCCCAGATTCCCGTTTTTGTTCAGCTGCCCTGCTGACGGGCTTGTGGAAGAGCACTCGGATGTCTGTGGCTGTCACCCAGTCCTGAAGTACGGGGCTGAAGTCCAGGTCAGCTGCCGAGGGACGTCCGTCCAGGGTGGAGAAGGCCAGCACGGCCCCGCCGCGGTGCTTCTGCAGGGGCCTGGGATCGGAGCACAAGGGCTCGGTCTCCTGGTGCCTGTTGAGGGCCACGGTCTGGGCGGGCTGGCTGAAGACCCCCGGGCAGTTGCTGGAGTAATACTGCAAGGGTCTCCAGGTGTGGCCGTGATCCATGGACTTGAGGATGGAGATGGACTGGCCCTCTGAGAGCTCCACCTGCTGGCAGAACTGCAGGCTGATGTAGGTGATCTCGAAGCGGCGTCCGAGGGGAATGGTGATGGCCCAGTCCCCCTCCCATGGCTCCCCGCTCAGGCAGGTGAGGTTGTGGGGGTTGTGGAGGTCGGTGAGGGAGCTCACGTTCCGGTTCAACCCACCGCGACTGGGCGGGTTGCTGGCCAGCACGGGGACGCCATAGGCCGCGTTGATGAACTCTGACAAACAGTGGCGCGGGCGCCCATCGAGGTGGTAGCAGGGGTCATGGGGGGACGTCCAGCGGAGTAGCGAGTGAGAAGGGGCACTggcgggggaggagagagatggagggaggaatcCAGATATGATGAGGAGCAGGGAATAGAAGGAGGGGGAGGCAGGGGGATGATGGAAGAGCATGAtgtcatctggcctgttgaaaagaggaaaaagaaggtTAACAAAGTTATCTTGAACTAAAACTTTCTTCCTTCTGTCAAAACCCCAAACTCTGAGGCTGTTCCACACAGCTTGGTAAATCAAGGTGTGGATATaagaccaccagatcaataccctgtcATAGACAGCCCAAACTCCAGTCCTGAGCCCCATTGAAGACCTCTTCAAGAGGAAGATgaatggtcacaagccatcaacccaagctcagaaacttgaattcttgcaccagggATGGAATAAAGTCATCCTAGAACAATGTGAAATACTTGTGTAAAGCATACAAATATGCAAGTGTGTTCAATCAAATATTGATTTCTAAACCATTCCCAACTTAAAACATTACTATTATGTTTAAAGTGAATATCATCTTGTTCTCTTTGCCTATTTGATGTCTGAAAACATTGCATAGTTTGTGTAATATTGACCATTTGTCATTTTCTGCTAATTAAAGAGTAAATGTTCTCaatagtttatagaatgaaacaacaatgttcagtttactcaaacacatacctataaGTAGTAAAATGAGAGTAACTGATTATTTCGAAGGCTATATCCAAGGCTATATTTGTACTTTTTTTCCGAAATTCACTTATTATTCTGCAAATTGCAAGAAGGCTCCAAAATATACCAGCATGAAATGCTCAGAATGCTGccactattttttttattgtcaCAATCTTGACTGACATAATGCCTATAAAATATACAAGtctcgacattagaatggctcaaaaagagagagagggaggaaagaaagatgaGTGAAGGGAGCGAAAAATCACAAACAGATCCGGGGTGGATGACAAAAAGCTGGAGTAACAGCTGGCTCTGACACAGCAGCAGCCACATGAATCATATTTACGACCCATGAGGAAGTGTCTGTGTatacagagaaacagaaaggccAGAATGTAgttccacagacagacagacaggccggcagacagacagacagacagacagacagacagacagacagacaggcatagatagatagatagatagatagatagatagatagatagatagatagatagatagatagatagatagatagatagatagatagatagatagatagatagatagatagatagaataagAGTGTCccagtgcacacacaaatgtcatACAAGTTGTTAAATTGGATTTCGAAATGAATTGCGCAGTAAAAGAGACAATAATAAAGTGATGGAAAGACATTCAGAATGACAGCAAGAAGAAGACAGATAGATGCACAGAGATTCGAGGAAAAGATCAAGAGGCAAGATTTATAGCACAAAATGGGAACCATGTACATCGGCCTTGAGCCCTCTCATCCGGCCACTTTCCCTTGTGCTCAGAAgaatgtttgtgtgcctgcgtgtgcacgtgcatctgAATCTTTCGGTCTGCGTAGTTTAATGTCTGAGCAAGAGAGATAATGAGTATGAATGTGGGCCCCAACAATCGGCAGGCTcacttttccccttttctttacgAGACGCTGACACGAGGCATTTATTAATCTGTCGCCAAAGCAATCTGATACTGACAGATAAGACAGCGGGTGATGTGGGTTAGAGACACGGCAAACAATAAGCCTACTTTCCAGTCAGCTGTGATCTATGGCTGTGACAACCCTATTGGGTTTATTAGAGCCTGTGAGAGCTGAGGGAGCGAACTGAGGTGAAGATTCTCACCAATGATACGACTCCTCGTTGGATTCTGTCAACCTATAAATGTGTTTCTCACAATGTTAAGCTTTCTTGTTTTCTCATCTTGTTTGCTGTCACCTCATCTCGTCCACGTACGACATCACCCTACACCCCACCAATAAAACCCCaagtctctctctcatgcacgccaGAAAGtgggcctgcatgcacacacgtacacgctggcacgcacgcagacacgcactctctctctctctctctctcgcacgcatgtacacacgcccACATGAGCAcataagcgcgcgcacacacgcaagcacacacaagcaaacacacgcacacgcacacgcacacgcacacgcacgcacgcacgcacgcacgcacgcacgcacacacacacacacacacaagcacacacgcacacgcacacacacacacgcacacacacacacacacacgcattcacacacacgcacacaccctttcCTGAGATCACCTGCCTCCTTTGGTTTCTGGAAATATTCCTAAGTGCTGAAGATTGATGGAGCCCTAACAAGCGTTTGACACTGACAGCAGAGTCAGCAGGGATGAATAAACTAACCCTTAGGAGAGGGTGTGGGTGAtattgagagaaggagaggaggaagagaggaagagggggagcgggcagaggaaggggggagagaggagggcgaACGAGTCACCGTTCTCAATTAGAGCAGTCGCTGAAACATGACGCCCTCCTCTGGGTCAGGACAAGCGTGAGATAAAtagacacactgtacacacacacacacgcacgcacgcacgcacacaaaacagatacagtatacagcacATACCCAATATAACAATAAGAtatacacagagagagcgagaataaGAATGAACAGAGAAAGTGTGCAAATCACTGATCAAATTGGCATACAAAAGTCAATAGAAAACAAGCGATCTGTTATCTGTTTTGGTTGCCGTCCGACTCCTTGGCAACCTCATGCCCCTCGGTATCGCAATATAGGTAGCTGGTCTGTAGGGGAGCGGGTGGGGCAGGTGTTGAGCGGCCCAACTGTGACTCCCGTCTCCCCATGGCACATTCCGAGGTCCAATgtgcagacaccaccaccacaaccgccatccccacctccctccctcccggtgGCATTCCACACGTGTTGCAACATGCCCCAGGGGAAACCGGAGCAACCCGCCGAAAAACAAACCGGATTAATTAATCGTCTGATAAATCACATCTTCCTCTGGACGAGCTGGTGCCAGTGTATCCGTTCAAGGCTGTGAGGCGGTTCCGAAGTCAGAATAAGACAGGAATTTGGAAATGTAagctgagggagaggaggagaagaggagaggaagggacacACCATCATAAGATAATCAGTCAGATCTACAGATGTTATTGGCAGATAGGATTCTTCTTGGATTGCGTATTTGCTAAAGGTGTCTTTGTCAACAAAAAGCTACTGTATAGTTCATGTTTACAGCTTTGTCTTGACC includes:
- the ntn5 gene encoding netrin-3 — encoded protein: MLFHHPPASPSFYSLLLIISGFLPPSLSSPASAPSHSLLRWTSPHDPCYHLDGRPRHCLSEFINAAYGVPVLASNPPSRGGLNRNVSSLTDLHNPHNLTCLSGEPWEGDWAITIPLGRRFEITYISLQFCQQVELSEGQSISILKSMDHGHTWRPLQYYSSNCPGVFSQPAQTVALNRHQETEPLCSDPRPLQKHRGGAVLAFSTLDGRPSAADLDFSPVLQDWVTATDIRVLFHKPVSRAAEQKRESGGRATDGVTGGGVLRWRAGTKAESDTPVEIPRGDGLLWGMMEEKEILKMEGEGLKNRRGGEATSKASRRNGGNKSRSQEDTQNTTRKEGETVTTDTPTSSKKVRGRGRKKESQHWTPCQDGRCDWTVEGQGRSPKGHELRRRRNHGERRGSTSRQRARDLLQRLPPSSLSAPQSRPPISLSDLQVGGRCKCNGHASRCRRDNQGQAVCQCEHHTAGPDCDVCKPFYYDRPWQRATPSQPHPCVPCECNGHSTKCRFSMELYQQSGRQSGGVCLKCRHHTTGRHCQLCQNGYTRDHSKALAHRKTCQPCQCHPLGAVGHWCNQSTGQCLCREGVTGPKCNRCAPGYKQGRSPLRPCLKIQETVAPTPVYQPQYSRAEECQNYCHPSSLKVKMNLETFCLKDYVLKVQVKGMERSGPWWQFSIWVQSVFRVGSSRVHRGKQALWVPDRDLGCGCPALQVGRSFLLIGAEEGARDWAPGEQRLVADRSTLALHWREHWSPKLRGFRGQDKKGTCLEIARENSTARRSHGNARVEEYTPPHLEPPQHEHTQPPPQPTDPQRADDDTHTATQQETLTRATPHHHTHKHKNNGRQRHGHHAGRSGPHNNREKTADSPQQRTSVQSGHGGLLPPTTGSSDNQGYLLSTACPTLPTYGKLV